Proteins co-encoded in one Phalacrocorax carbo chromosome 5, bPhaCar2.1, whole genome shotgun sequence genomic window:
- the MBD5 gene encoding methyl-CpG-binding domain protein 5 isoform X1, with protein sequence MNGGKECDGGDTDGGPPAVQVPVGWQRRVDQSGVLYISPSGSLLSCLEQVKTYLLTDGTCKCGLECPLVLPKVFNFDPGATVKQRTAEDVKADEDVTKLCIHKRKIIAVATLHKSMEAPHPSLVLTSPGGGTSATPVVPTRAATPRSMRNKSHEGITNSVMPECKTPFKLMIGASNAMGRLYVQEMAGSQQQELHSVYPRQRLGSNELGQKSPYRGSHGGMPSPASSGSQIYGDGSISPRTDPLGSPDVFTRNNPNFHGAPNSSPIHMNRTPLSPPSVMLHGSPIQSSCAMAGRTNIPLSPTLTTKSPVMKKPMCNFSSGMEIPRAMFHHKPPQGPPPPPPPPSCALQKKPLTSEKDPLGILDPIPSKPVNQNPVIINPTTFHSNVHSQVPVMNVSMPPAVVPLPSNLPLPTVKPGHVNHGSHVQRVQHSASTSLSPSPVTSPVHMMGSGIGRIEASPQRSRSSSTSSDHGNFLLPPVGPQSSCSGIKVPPRSPRSTIGSPRPSMPSSPSTKHDGLNQYKDIPNPLIAGMSNVLNPPNNAVFSTASAGSGSLKSQPGLLGMPLNQILNQHNAASFPASSLLSAAAKAQLANQNKLAGNNNNSSSNSGPVASGGNNEGHSTLNTMFPPAANVLLPTTEGQSGRAALRDKLMSQQKDPLRKRKQPTTTVLSLLRQSQLDSSGVSKAGSDLIRKQSQSSFPISSMSQLLQSMSCQSSHMSSNSTTSCGSSNTALPCSGNQMHFADTGVNSGSLQNSLAQSLPLRGDGVHCQNTNTNFVHGTSPGTTNHLAGLINQMQASGNCGMLSQSGMALGNSLHPNPPQSRIQASSTPVIPNSIVSSCNQTSPEAGGSGPSSSIAIAGTSQPAITKTTSVLQDGVIVTTAAGNPLQSQLPIGSDFPFAGHEHSLHFLQNSSSNNNLPHSLNQNLLNSLPISLPVNQQHLLNQNLLNILQPSAGEGKSEVNLNPLGFLNPNVNAALAFLSSDVDGQVLQPVHFQLLATLLQNQAQAAAMLPLPSFNLTISDLLQQQNNPLPSVTQMTAPPDHLPSNQSESNRVETLLTNPLGNPIPSFSGTDTTSNPLLLPAVSGASALMALNPQLVGGVLNSASGNTANHPEVSIATSSQATTTTTTTSSAVAALSVSTLGGGTAVVSMAETLLNISNNAGNTSGPAKLNNNSVVPQLLNPLLGTGLLGDMSSINTTLNNHQLSHLQSLLNNNQMFSSNQQQQHLLQGYQNMQGFQGQPPIPGPANNPNPMACLFQNFQVRMQEDAAVLNKRMITQMGMAPVPESSNTMLPPFQETSCDLQQRTEPSLGQQAKDNLNVAAQGDTSVDAIYKAVVDAASKGMQVVITTAVSSTTQMSPIPALSAMSAFTASIGDPLNLSSAVSAVIHGRNIAVSDHEGRIRNTRGTRILKNSEHGKNSSEGDGYEYYKSTSCNTPKKQWEGEQSPVSEINRWKCDEFLDHSAHIHSSPCHERPNNISTLPLLQGEQHQILLSQRNCQSDKMLEENFRYNNYKRTMMSFKERLENTVERCAHINGNRPQQNRGFGELLNTSKQDLILEEQSPSSSNSLESSLVKDYIHYNGDFNAKSINGCVPSPSDAKSISSEDDLRNPDSPSSNELIHYRPRTFNVGDLVWGQIKGLTSWPGKLVREEDVHNSCQQNAEEGKVWVMWFGVHTFTQVEPEKLKTLTEGLEAYNRARKRNRKSGKLNNHLEAAIHEAMSELDKMSGNVHQIPQGDRQVKPPKPKRRKISR encoded by the exons GTCTTTAATTTTGATCCTGGAGCTACTGTGAAGCAGAGAACTGCTGAAGATGTTAAAGCGGATGAAGATGTCACCAAACTATGCAtacataaaaggaaaattattgcTGTGGCTACACTTCATAAAAGCATGGAAGCACCACATCCTTCACTAGTTCTAACTAGTCCTGGTGGTGGAACAA GTGCAACTCCAGTAGTTCCCACTCGAGCAGCAACTCCAAGATCAATGAGGAATAAATCACATGAAGGAATTACAAATTCTGTGATGCCAGAATGTAAGACTCCTTTCAAGTTGATGATAGGGGCATCTAATGCCATGGGTAGGCTTTATGTGCAAGAAATGGCTGGAAGCCAGCAACAAGAACTTCATTCTGTCTATCCTAGGCAGAGGTTGGGTAGCAATGAACTTGGACAGAAGTCTCCATATCGTGGCAGTCATGGTGGGATGCCCAGTCCAGCTTCATCAGGATCACAGATATATGGAGATGGCTCAATCTCTCCTAGGACTGACCCACTTGGAAGCCCTGATGTTTTCACAAGGAACAATCCCAATTTTCATGGAGCACCCAACTCTAGTCCTATTCACATGAACAGGACACCTCTATCTCCACCGTCAGTAATGCTACATGGTTCTCCCATACAGTCATCCTGTGCAATGGCTGGAAGGACTAATATACCTCTTTCCCCAACTTTGACCACAAAAAGCCCAGTAATGAAAAAACCCATGTGTAATTTTTCATCTGGTATGGAAATACCGCGAGCAATGTTTCACCATAAACCGCCCCAAGGTCCACCCCCGcctcctccaccaccttctTGTGCGCTTCAGAAAAAGCCATTAACATCAGAAAAGGATCCACTTGGCATACTTGACCCTATTCCTAGCAAACCAGTGAATCAGAATCCTGTTATCATTAACCCAACTACTTTCCATTCAAACGTCCACTCTCAGGTACCCGTGATGAATGTAAGCATGCCTCCTGCTGTCGTCCCTTTGCCAAGTAATCTTCCTTTGCCAACTGTAAAACCCGGTCATGTGAACCATGGAAGTCATGTTCAAAGAGTTCAGCATTCTGCTTCaacttccctctctccttcaccAGTGACATCCCCAGTTCATATGATGGGATCCGGGATTGGAAGGATCGAGGCTTCTCCCCAAAGATCACGTTCTTCTTCCACGTCATCAGATCATGGAAAtttcctgctgcctccagtAGGACCACAGTCATCCTGTAGCGGTATTAAAGTTCCTCCCAGGTCCCCAAGGTCAACAATAGGGTCACCGAGACCATCTATGCCATCCAGCCCTTCCACAAAGCATGATGGACTTAATCAATACAAGGACATCCCTAACCCATTGATTGCTGGAATGAGTAATGTATTGAATCCTCCAAACAATGCAGTTTTTTCTACTGCATCGGCTGGAAGTGGTTCCTTGAAGAGTCAGCCTGGTTTGCTGGGAATGCCTTTAAATCAGATCTTGAACCAGCACAATGCTGCCTCTTTTCCAGCAAGTAGTTTActctcagcagcagccaaagcacAGCTAGCAAATCAAAATAAACTTGCTGGTAACAACAATAACAGCAGTAGCAATTCTGGACCTGTTGCCAGTGGTGGCAACAACGAAGGACATAGCACTTTAAATACCATGTTCCCTCCTGCTGCCAATGTGCTTCTACCAACGACCGAAGGGCAAAGTGGCCGAGCAGCACTGAGAGATAAATTGATGTCTCAGCAAAAAGATcctctgaggaaaagaaagcagccGACTACCACGGTGTTGAGTTTGCTAAGACAGTCTCAGTTGGACAGTTCTGGAGTTTCCAAAGCCGGATCTGATTTGATCAGAAAGCAAAGCCAGAGCTCCTTTCCCATCAGTTCTATGTCCCAGCTACTTCAGTCCATGAGTTGTCAAAGCTCTCACATGAGCAGCAATAGTACCACCAGTTGTGGGAGCTCAAATACTGCTTTACCTTGCTCTGGTAACCAGATGCATTTTGCTGACACCGGTGTGAACTCTGGCAGTCTCCAGAACTCGCTGGCACAGAGTTTACCTTTGCGAGGGGACGGTGTGCACTGCCAGAACACAAACACTAACTTTGTCCACGGTACTAGCCCGGGCACAACCAACCATCTTGCAGGTTTAATAAATCAGATGCAGGCTAGCGGGAACTGTGGGATGCTCAGTCAGTCAGGAATGGCTTTAGGAAATTCATTACATCCGAACCCACCTCAGTCGAGAATCCAGGCATCCTCCACTCCAGTGATACCAAACAGCATTGTTAGCAGCTGTAATCAAACAAGTCCTGAAGCAG GGGGTTCAGGACCGTCGTCATCAATAGCCATAGCTGGCACCAGCCAACCTGCCATCACAAAGACAACATCTGTGCTTCAAGATGGTGTTATAGTCACTACTGCAGCTGGAAACCCACTTCAGAGCCAGCTGCCCATTGGGAGCGATTTCCCTTTTGCTGGCCACGAACACTCGCTTcattttctgcagaacagctctTCAAACAACAATCTTCCACATTCTTTGAATCAAAACCTCCTCAATTCTCTACCTATCTCTTTGCCAGTGAATCAGCAACATCTCCTAAACCAGAATCTATTAAATATACTACAGCCTTCAGCAGGAGAAGGCAAGTCTGAGGTCAACCTCAACCCTTTAGGTTTTCTCAACCCGAATGTAAATGCTGCTTTAGCTTTTCTCTCCAGTGACGTGGATGGGCAGGTATTACAAcctgttcattttcagcttctAGCAACCCTCCTTCAGAACCAAGCCCAAGCAGCTGCCATGCTTCCCCTACCATCTTTCAATCTGACCATCTCAGATTTGTTGCAACAGCAAAATAACCCTTTACCCTCAGTAACACAGATGACAGCCCCACCTGACCATTTGCCAAGCAATCAGTCAGAAAGCAACAGGGTGGAGACCCTTTTAACCAACCCCCTGGGCAACCCTATACCAAGCTTTTCAGGCACTGACACTACTTCTAaccccctgctcctcccagctgtcTCTGGGGCCTCAGCATTAATGGCCTTGAATCCCCAGCTGGTGGGAGGTGTCCTGAACTCTGCATCGGGCAACACCGCTAATCATCCAGAGGTTTCCATAGCCACCTCCTCCCAAGCAACCACTACCACAACCACTACATCATCAGCAGTGGCAGCACTGTCTGTCTCAACCCTGGGTGGTGGGACAGCAGTGGTGTCAATGGCAGAAACATTGCTGAACATATCTAATAATGCTGGGAATACATCTGGTCCAGCTAAACTCAACAATAACTCTGTGGTGCCACAGCTACTTAACCCTCTACTGGGGACAGGTCTGCTTG GTGACATGTCATCTATAAACACTACTTTGAATAACCATCAGCTGAGTCATCTGCAGTCGCTATTAAACAACAATCAGATGTTTTCTTCAAATCAGCAGCAACAGCACCTTCTCCAGGGGTATCAGAACATGCAGGGCTTTCAAGGCCAGCCCCCAATTCCTGGCCCAGCTAACAACCCAAACCCCATGGCATGTCTGTTCCAAAATTTCCAG GTGAGAATGCAGGAAGATGCTGCTGTCCTAAACAAAAGAATGATCACTCAAATGGGAATGGCACCAGTTCCTGAGAGCTCCAACACTATGCTTCCTCCTTTCCAAGAAACATCGTGTGATTTGCAGCAAAGAACTGAACCATCTCTTGGACAACAGGCGAAGGATAACCTCAATGTCGCTGCTCAGGGTGATACATCGGTGGACGCCATCTACAAAGCAGTTGTAGATGCTGCGAGCAAAGGAATGCAAGTAGTAATCACCACTGCCGTTAGCAGTACAACACAAATGAGTCCCATTCCAGCTTTGAGTGCCATGAGTGCCTTCACAGCCTCAATTGGTGACCCATTAAATCTTTCTAGTGCTGTCAGCGCAGTAATCCATGGAAGAAACATTGCCGTTTCTGATCATGAAGGTAGGATAAGGAACACTAGAGGAACACGAATACTGAAGAATTCAGAGCACGGTAAAAATTCAAGCGAAGGGGATGGGTATGAATATTACAAATCAACAAGTTGTAACACACCCAAAAAACAGTGGGAAGGGGAGCAAAGTCCTGTCAGTGAGATAAATAGATGGAAATGTGACGAGTTTCTAGACCACTCTGCCCATATCCATAGTAGTCCTTGTCACGAAAGGCCCAATAACATCTCCACGCTGCCATTATTACAAGGCGAGCAGCATCAGATACTGTTATCACAGCGAAACTGTCAGAGTGATAAAATGTTGGAGGAGAATTTCAGGTATAACAATTACAAAAGAACTATGATGAGTTTTAAGGAAAGACTGGAGAACACTGTGGAACGATGTGCACACATAAACGGAAATAGGCCTCAGCAGAACAGAGGATTTGGGGAGTTGCTGAACACTTCTAAACAAGACCTGATTCTGGAAGAGCAATCTCCAAGTTCCTCAAATAGCTTGGAAAGTTCATTAGTTAAAGACTATATCCATTACAATGGAGATTTTAATGCCAAAAGCATTAATGGGTGTGTGCCTAGCCCTTCAGATGCTAAAAGCATCAGTAGTGAAGATGACCTAAGGAACCCAGACTCCCCTTCTTCCAATGAGCTGATACATTACAGGCCGAGGACGTTTAATGTTGGCGACTTGGTCTGGGGCCAAATCAAAGGACTGACTTCATGGCCTGGAAAACTAGTAAGAGAAGAAGACGTTCACAATTCATGTCAACAAAACGCTGAGGAGGGGAag GTCTGGGTAATGTGGTTTGGTGTTCATACCTTCACTCAGGTGGAGCCAGAGAAGTTGAAGACACTAACAGAAGGTCTAGAAGCTTACAACCGAGccagaaaaaggaacagaaa
- the MBD5 gene encoding methyl-CpG-binding domain protein 5 isoform X3 yields the protein MNGGKECDGGDTDGGPPAVQVPVGWQRRVDQSGVLYISPSGSLLSCLEQVKTYLLTDGTCKCGLECPLVLPKVFNFDPGATVKQRTAEDVKADEDVTKLCIHKRKIIAVATLHKSMEAPHPSLVLTSPGGGTSATPVVPTRAATPRSMRNKSHEGITNSVMPECKTPFKLMIGASNAMGRLYVQEMAGSQQQELHSVYPRQRLGSNELGQKSPYRGSHGGMPSPASSGSQIYGDGSISPRTDPLGSPDVFTRNNPNFHGAPNSSPIHMNRTPLSPPSVMLHGSPIQSSCAMAGRTNIPLSPTLTTKSPVMKKPMCNFSSGMEIPRAMFHHKPPQGPPPPPPPPSCALQKKPLTSEKDPLGILDPIPSKPVNQNPVIINPTTFHSNVHSQVPVMNVSMPPAVVPLPSNLPLPTVKPGHVNHGSHVQRVQHSASTSLSPSPVTSPVHMMGSGIGRIEASPQRSRSSSTSSDHGNFLLPPVGPQSSCSGIKVPPRSPRSTIGSPRPSMPSSPSTKHDGLNQYKDIPNPLIAGMSNVLNPPNNAVFSTASAGSGSLKSQPGLLGMPLNQILNQHNAASFPASSLLSAAAKAQLANQNKLAGNNNNSSSNSGPVASGGNNEGHSTLNTMFPPAANVLLPTTEGQSGRAALRDKLMSQQKDPLRKRKQPTTTVLSLLRQSQLDSSGVSKAGSDLIRKQSQSSFPISSMSQLLQSMSCQSSHMSSNSTTSCGSSNTALPCSGNQMHFADTGVNSGSLQNSLAQSLPLRGDGVHCQNTNTNFVHGTSPGTTNHLAGLINQMQASGNCGMLSQSGMALGNSLHPNPPQSRIQASSTPVIPNSIVSSCNQTSPEAGGSGPSSSIAIAGTSQPAITKTTSVLQDGVIVTTAAGNPLQSQLPIGSDFPFAGHEHSLHFLQNSSSNNNLPHSLNQNLLNSLPISLPVNQQHLLNQNLLNILQPSAGEGDMSSINTTLNNHQLSHLQSLLNNNQMFSSNQQQQHLLQGYQNMQGFQGQPPIPGPANNPNPMACLFQNFQVRMQEDAAVLNKRMITQMGMAPVPESSNTMLPPFQETSCDLQQRTEPSLGQQAKDNLNVAAQGDTSVDAIYKAVVDAASKGMQVVITTAVSSTTQMSPIPALSAMSAFTASIGDPLNLSSAVSAVIHGRNIAVSDHEGRIRNTRGTRILKNSEHGKNSSEGDGYEYYKSTSCNTPKKQWEGEQSPVSEINRWKCDEFLDHSAHIHSSPCHERPNNISTLPLLQGEQHQILLSQRNCQSDKMLEENFRYNNYKRTMMSFKERLENTVERCAHINGNRPQQNRGFGELLNTSKQDLILEEQSPSSSNSLESSLVKDYIHYNGDFNAKSINGCVPSPSDAKSISSEDDLRNPDSPSSNELIHYRPRTFNVGDLVWGQIKGLTSWPGKLVREEDVHNSCQQNAEEGKVWVMWFGVHTFTQVEPEKLKTLTEGLEAYNRARKRNRKSGKLNNHLEAAIHEAMSELDKMSGNVHQIPQGDRQVKPPKPKRRKISR from the exons GTCTTTAATTTTGATCCTGGAGCTACTGTGAAGCAGAGAACTGCTGAAGATGTTAAAGCGGATGAAGATGTCACCAAACTATGCAtacataaaaggaaaattattgcTGTGGCTACACTTCATAAAAGCATGGAAGCACCACATCCTTCACTAGTTCTAACTAGTCCTGGTGGTGGAACAA GTGCAACTCCAGTAGTTCCCACTCGAGCAGCAACTCCAAGATCAATGAGGAATAAATCACATGAAGGAATTACAAATTCTGTGATGCCAGAATGTAAGACTCCTTTCAAGTTGATGATAGGGGCATCTAATGCCATGGGTAGGCTTTATGTGCAAGAAATGGCTGGAAGCCAGCAACAAGAACTTCATTCTGTCTATCCTAGGCAGAGGTTGGGTAGCAATGAACTTGGACAGAAGTCTCCATATCGTGGCAGTCATGGTGGGATGCCCAGTCCAGCTTCATCAGGATCACAGATATATGGAGATGGCTCAATCTCTCCTAGGACTGACCCACTTGGAAGCCCTGATGTTTTCACAAGGAACAATCCCAATTTTCATGGAGCACCCAACTCTAGTCCTATTCACATGAACAGGACACCTCTATCTCCACCGTCAGTAATGCTACATGGTTCTCCCATACAGTCATCCTGTGCAATGGCTGGAAGGACTAATATACCTCTTTCCCCAACTTTGACCACAAAAAGCCCAGTAATGAAAAAACCCATGTGTAATTTTTCATCTGGTATGGAAATACCGCGAGCAATGTTTCACCATAAACCGCCCCAAGGTCCACCCCCGcctcctccaccaccttctTGTGCGCTTCAGAAAAAGCCATTAACATCAGAAAAGGATCCACTTGGCATACTTGACCCTATTCCTAGCAAACCAGTGAATCAGAATCCTGTTATCATTAACCCAACTACTTTCCATTCAAACGTCCACTCTCAGGTACCCGTGATGAATGTAAGCATGCCTCCTGCTGTCGTCCCTTTGCCAAGTAATCTTCCTTTGCCAACTGTAAAACCCGGTCATGTGAACCATGGAAGTCATGTTCAAAGAGTTCAGCATTCTGCTTCaacttccctctctccttcaccAGTGACATCCCCAGTTCATATGATGGGATCCGGGATTGGAAGGATCGAGGCTTCTCCCCAAAGATCACGTTCTTCTTCCACGTCATCAGATCATGGAAAtttcctgctgcctccagtAGGACCACAGTCATCCTGTAGCGGTATTAAAGTTCCTCCCAGGTCCCCAAGGTCAACAATAGGGTCACCGAGACCATCTATGCCATCCAGCCCTTCCACAAAGCATGATGGACTTAATCAATACAAGGACATCCCTAACCCATTGATTGCTGGAATGAGTAATGTATTGAATCCTCCAAACAATGCAGTTTTTTCTACTGCATCGGCTGGAAGTGGTTCCTTGAAGAGTCAGCCTGGTTTGCTGGGAATGCCTTTAAATCAGATCTTGAACCAGCACAATGCTGCCTCTTTTCCAGCAAGTAGTTTActctcagcagcagccaaagcacAGCTAGCAAATCAAAATAAACTTGCTGGTAACAACAATAACAGCAGTAGCAATTCTGGACCTGTTGCCAGTGGTGGCAACAACGAAGGACATAGCACTTTAAATACCATGTTCCCTCCTGCTGCCAATGTGCTTCTACCAACGACCGAAGGGCAAAGTGGCCGAGCAGCACTGAGAGATAAATTGATGTCTCAGCAAAAAGATcctctgaggaaaagaaagcagccGACTACCACGGTGTTGAGTTTGCTAAGACAGTCTCAGTTGGACAGTTCTGGAGTTTCCAAAGCCGGATCTGATTTGATCAGAAAGCAAAGCCAGAGCTCCTTTCCCATCAGTTCTATGTCCCAGCTACTTCAGTCCATGAGTTGTCAAAGCTCTCACATGAGCAGCAATAGTACCACCAGTTGTGGGAGCTCAAATACTGCTTTACCTTGCTCTGGTAACCAGATGCATTTTGCTGACACCGGTGTGAACTCTGGCAGTCTCCAGAACTCGCTGGCACAGAGTTTACCTTTGCGAGGGGACGGTGTGCACTGCCAGAACACAAACACTAACTTTGTCCACGGTACTAGCCCGGGCACAACCAACCATCTTGCAGGTTTAATAAATCAGATGCAGGCTAGCGGGAACTGTGGGATGCTCAGTCAGTCAGGAATGGCTTTAGGAAATTCATTACATCCGAACCCACCTCAGTCGAGAATCCAGGCATCCTCCACTCCAGTGATACCAAACAGCATTGTTAGCAGCTGTAATCAAACAAGTCCTGAAGCAG GGGGTTCAGGACCGTCGTCATCAATAGCCATAGCTGGCACCAGCCAACCTGCCATCACAAAGACAACATCTGTGCTTCAAGATGGTGTTATAGTCACTACTGCAGCTGGAAACCCACTTCAGAGCCAGCTGCCCATTGGGAGCGATTTCCCTTTTGCTGGCCACGAACACTCGCTTcattttctgcagaacagctctTCAAACAACAATCTTCCACATTCTTTGAATCAAAACCTCCTCAATTCTCTACCTATCTCTTTGCCAGTGAATCAGCAACATCTCCTAAACCAGAATCTATTAAATATACTACAGCCTTCAGCAGGAGAAG GTGACATGTCATCTATAAACACTACTTTGAATAACCATCAGCTGAGTCATCTGCAGTCGCTATTAAACAACAATCAGATGTTTTCTTCAAATCAGCAGCAACAGCACCTTCTCCAGGGGTATCAGAACATGCAGGGCTTTCAAGGCCAGCCCCCAATTCCTGGCCCAGCTAACAACCCAAACCCCATGGCATGTCTGTTCCAAAATTTCCAG GTGAGAATGCAGGAAGATGCTGCTGTCCTAAACAAAAGAATGATCACTCAAATGGGAATGGCACCAGTTCCTGAGAGCTCCAACACTATGCTTCCTCCTTTCCAAGAAACATCGTGTGATTTGCAGCAAAGAACTGAACCATCTCTTGGACAACAGGCGAAGGATAACCTCAATGTCGCTGCTCAGGGTGATACATCGGTGGACGCCATCTACAAAGCAGTTGTAGATGCTGCGAGCAAAGGAATGCAAGTAGTAATCACCACTGCCGTTAGCAGTACAACACAAATGAGTCCCATTCCAGCTTTGAGTGCCATGAGTGCCTTCACAGCCTCAATTGGTGACCCATTAAATCTTTCTAGTGCTGTCAGCGCAGTAATCCATGGAAGAAACATTGCCGTTTCTGATCATGAAGGTAGGATAAGGAACACTAGAGGAACACGAATACTGAAGAATTCAGAGCACGGTAAAAATTCAAGCGAAGGGGATGGGTATGAATATTACAAATCAACAAGTTGTAACACACCCAAAAAACAGTGGGAAGGGGAGCAAAGTCCTGTCAGTGAGATAAATAGATGGAAATGTGACGAGTTTCTAGACCACTCTGCCCATATCCATAGTAGTCCTTGTCACGAAAGGCCCAATAACATCTCCACGCTGCCATTATTACAAGGCGAGCAGCATCAGATACTGTTATCACAGCGAAACTGTCAGAGTGATAAAATGTTGGAGGAGAATTTCAGGTATAACAATTACAAAAGAACTATGATGAGTTTTAAGGAAAGACTGGAGAACACTGTGGAACGATGTGCACACATAAACGGAAATAGGCCTCAGCAGAACAGAGGATTTGGGGAGTTGCTGAACACTTCTAAACAAGACCTGATTCTGGAAGAGCAATCTCCAAGTTCCTCAAATAGCTTGGAAAGTTCATTAGTTAAAGACTATATCCATTACAATGGAGATTTTAATGCCAAAAGCATTAATGGGTGTGTGCCTAGCCCTTCAGATGCTAAAAGCATCAGTAGTGAAGATGACCTAAGGAACCCAGACTCCCCTTCTTCCAATGAGCTGATACATTACAGGCCGAGGACGTTTAATGTTGGCGACTTGGTCTGGGGCCAAATCAAAGGACTGACTTCATGGCCTGGAAAACTAGTAAGAGAAGAAGACGTTCACAATTCATGTCAACAAAACGCTGAGGAGGGGAag GTCTGGGTAATGTGGTTTGGTGTTCATACCTTCACTCAGGTGGAGCCAGAGAAGTTGAAGACACTAACAGAAGGTCTAGAAGCTTACAACCGAGccagaaaaaggaacagaaa